From Thermodesulfobacteriota bacterium, a single genomic window includes:
- the purB gene encoding adenylosuccinate lyase, with product MSISSLKAISPVDGRYQKVAGKLSDYFSESALIKYRVFVEIEYFIALCDIPLPQLKSLDKALTGTLRAIYKDFSDNDAIKVKNIEKITNHDVKAVEYFLKERFDELGLGQHKEFIHFGLTSQDINNTAIPYSLKKAYFDVLKPALDEAIDVLGKKAATWKNIPMLARTHGQPASPTSLGKEVYVFVERLLNQTALIKQIPFSAKFGGATGNFNAHQVAYPDIDWISFADHFIKHILKLERLKVTTQIEHYDHLAAFFDNLKRINTIFIDLNRDIWSYISLNYFKQKLKKGEVGSSVMPHKVNPIDFENSEGNLGIANALFEHLAAKLPVSRLQRDLTDSTVTRNIGVPVAHMFIALKSFLTGFSKLLLNEETIRMDLQNNWAVVAEAIQTVLRREGYPKPYEALKELTRTHRHIDQKKIAQFINTLNVSQNVKQELIKITPENYTGVYGF from the coding sequence ATGAGCATTTCATCATTAAAAGCAATCTCTCCTGTTGATGGCCGCTATCAAAAGGTGGCCGGGAAATTAAGCGACTACTTTTCTGAAAGTGCCCTGATAAAATATCGTGTATTCGTTGAAATAGAGTACTTTATTGCCCTGTGTGACATACCGCTCCCTCAGTTGAAAAGTCTGGATAAAGCCTTAACCGGCACTCTGCGAGCTATTTATAAAGACTTTTCCGATAATGATGCCATAAAAGTTAAAAATATCGAGAAGATAACCAACCATGATGTTAAAGCCGTAGAGTATTTTCTTAAGGAAAGATTTGATGAACTGGGGCTGGGTCAACATAAAGAGTTTATTCATTTTGGGTTAACATCACAGGATATTAATAATACAGCCATCCCATATTCTTTAAAAAAGGCATATTTTGATGTTTTAAAACCCGCCCTTGATGAAGCCATAGATGTGCTGGGTAAAAAAGCCGCAACATGGAAAAACATCCCCATGCTTGCTCGAACTCATGGACAGCCGGCATCGCCCACAAGCCTGGGTAAGGAGGTGTATGTTTTTGTTGAACGGTTATTAAACCAAACCGCTCTGATAAAACAAATTCCTTTTTCAGCTAAATTCGGCGGTGCAACAGGCAATTTCAATGCGCATCAGGTGGCTTATCCCGACATTGACTGGATTTCTTTCGCAGATCATTTTATTAAACATATTCTGAAACTTGAACGCTTAAAAGTAACCACTCAGATTGAGCACTATGATCACCTGGCTGCATTTTTTGATAATCTTAAACGGATCAATACCATATTTATCGATTTAAACCGCGATATCTGGTCTTATATTTCCCTGAATTATTTCAAACAAAAGCTTAAAAAAGGGGAAGTGGGATCTTCGGTGATGCCCCATAAGGTAAATCCCATTGACTTCGAAAATTCGGAAGGCAACCTGGGAATTGCCAATGCCCTGTTTGAGCATCTTGCTGCAAAGCTCCCTGTTTCAAGACTGCAAAGGGACCTGACCGATTCCACGGTTACCCGAAATATCGGTGTTCCTGTTGCTCATATGTTTATTGCTCTAAAATCATTTTTAACAGGATTTAGCAAATTATTACTTAACGAAGAAACAATTCGCATGGATCTGCAGAACAACTGGGCGGTTGTTGCTGAAGCGATTCAAACCGTTTTACGTCGAGAGGGGTATCCCAAACCCTATGAAGCATTGAAAGAGTTGACCCGTACCCATAGACACATTGATCAAAAAAAAATAGCCCAATTTATTAACACCCTCAATGTGAGTCAAAATGTTAAACAAGAATTAATTAAAATCACCCCGGAAAATTATACAGGGGTTTATGGTTTTTAA
- a CDS encoding phosphoglycerate dehydrogenase, whose product MDKITALIEARPFCVFDNGPMEKLKKEGLHIIDMRGSGIDDVKFVEALKDVDAVLCGNDLLVNDAMLDMAPRLKAIAKMGVGLDTVDIEAASNHNAIVFNTPGANNQAVADHTFALILSLARKIVFCDQSLRDKHWEHTKIMGMEIWQKTIGLIGLGAIGRCVALRAKGFKMKIVAYDPFWPEEFAEEHGIEKLEIYDLLKVSDIVSLHLPLTEESRGMINKKTLQSMKPTALLINAARGEIVKEQDLYHALKDNVIAGAGLDVFENEPPTNSPLLTLDNVVMTPHIAAFTRDALNNMCSGIADQLIEYAKGNKPAHLVNPEVFNRA is encoded by the coding sequence ATGGATAAAATAACTGCCCTGATCGAAGCAAGGCCGTTTTGCGTTTTTGACAACGGCCCGATGGAAAAACTTAAAAAAGAAGGGTTACATATCATTGATATGCGAGGTTCCGGTATTGATGATGTGAAATTTGTTGAAGCTTTGAAAGATGTGGATGCCGTGCTGTGCGGCAACGACCTGCTGGTTAATGATGCCATGCTGGATATGGCCCCCCGTTTGAAAGCAATCGCCAAGATGGGCGTGGGACTAGATACTGTGGATATTGAAGCAGCTTCCAATCACAATGCGATTGTCTTTAATACCCCTGGAGCAAATAACCAGGCTGTGGCCGACCACACGTTTGCCCTTATTTTAAGCCTGGCCAGAAAAATTGTTTTTTGTGATCAAAGTCTTCGAGATAAACACTGGGAACATACTAAAATCATGGGTATGGAAATCTGGCAAAAAACCATCGGATTAATCGGGCTGGGCGCCATCGGCAGGTGCGTCGCGCTAAGGGCAAAGGGATTTAAAATGAAGATTGTGGCATATGATCCTTTCTGGCCAGAGGAATTTGCCGAAGAGCATGGCATCGAAAAACTGGAAATTTATGATTTACTGAAGGTCTCTGACATTGTCAGTCTACACCTGCCGCTGACTGAGGAAAGTAGAGGAATGATTAATAAAAAGACCTTGCAAAGCATGAAACCCACGGCACTTCTCATCAATGCAGCCAGGGGAGAAATAGTAAAAGAACAAGACCTTTATCATGCCTTAAAGGACAATGTGATTGCGGGTGCTGGACTCGATGTTTTTGAAAATGAGCCCCCGACCAATTCGCCGCTTCTTACGCTTGATAATGTGGTGATGACACCTCACATTGCCGCATTCACCCGTGACGCACTGAACAATATGTGCTCAGGTATTGCCGATCAGCTTATTGAATACGCCAAAGGGAATAAACCTGCCCATTTGGTAAATCCTGAAGTTTTTAATCGGGCATAG
- a CDS encoding flagellar motor protein MotB, translating into MKLEARLHNAEKQAVQNKNKMKELTDAQSNYEYQKIINTQLAGKIKKLELEIKKKQSVIRLQKKIISLLDDTKKTIEASLKDQIAQQQIEVVNMEDKLKVIFIDKILFDSGSSTINENGKKLLLRMAGFLRDNKKQNILIEGHTDNVPLKERLKKRFASNWELSTARAAAIARFLHQKGSLDPKRLSACGYSCYRPVAPNNTEKGRRQNRRIEIIMVPAE; encoded by the coding sequence ATGAAACTTGAAGCCCGTTTGCATAATGCGGAAAAACAGGCGGTGCAAAATAAAAATAAAATGAAAGAGCTCACAGATGCTCAAAGCAATTATGAATATCAGAAAATAATAAACACACAACTTGCCGGGAAAATAAAAAAACTTGAACTGGAAATTAAGAAAAAGCAGTCGGTGATTAGGCTCCAGAAAAAGATAATAAGCCTGCTCGACGATACAAAAAAAACGATTGAAGCCAGTCTGAAGGATCAAATTGCACAACAGCAAATTGAAGTGGTCAATATGGAAGACAAATTGAAAGTAATCTTTATAGATAAGATCCTTTTCGATTCAGGAAGTTCAACTATTAATGAAAACGGGAAAAAGCTGCTTTTAAGAATGGCTGGTTTTCTCAGGGACAATAAAAAGCAAAATATCTTGATAGAGGGACATACCGACAACGTCCCTTTAAAGGAAAGATTAAAAAAAAGATTCGCCAGCAACTGGGAATTGTCAACAGCCAGGGCCGCAGCGATTGCCCGTTTTCTTCACCAAAAAGGAAGTCTGGACCCGAAACGGCTTTCTGCCTGTGGTTACAGTTGTTATCGACCTGTTGCCCCAAACAATACAGAAAAGGGTCGCCGGCAGAATAGACGTATAGAGATCATTATGGTTCCAGCGGAGTAA